A window from Solanum stenotomum isolate F172 chromosome 7, ASM1918654v1, whole genome shotgun sequence encodes these proteins:
- the LOC125870702 gene encoding probable glutathione S-transferase: MTQVKLLGFWYSPFSHRVEWALKIKGVNYEYIEEDRDNKSLLLLQSNPIHKKVPVLIHNGKTICESMIILEYIDETFEGPSILPKDPYDRALARFWAKFLDNKVGAVVNTFLRKGEEQEKGKEEVCEMLKVLDNELKDNKKYFVGDKFGYADMAANLMGLWMGVFEEASGVVLATNEEFPNFCAWRDEYINCSQVKKYLPSRIDELLVFYQDRVRAQAPTSATLQK, from the exons ATGACACAAGTAAAGTTGTTAGGTTTTTGGTATAGTCCATTTAGTCATAGAGTTGAATGGGCTTTAAAGATTAAGGGTGTAAACTATGAATATATTGAAGAAGATCGAGATAACAAAAGTCTTTTACTTCTTCAATCCAACCCTATTCACAAGAAAGTCCCAGTGCTAATTCACAATGGCAAGACCATTTGTGAGTCAATGATCATTCTTGAATACATCGACGAGACATTTGAAGGCCCTTCCATCTTGCCTAAAGACCCTTATGACCGAGCTTTAGCTCGTTTTTGGGCTAAGTTCCTTGATAATAAG GTGGGAGCGGTGGTAAATACTTTTTTACGCAAAGGAGAGGAGCAAGAGAAAGGTAAAGAGGAAGTTTGTGAGATGTTGAAAGTTCTTGATAATGAGCTCAAGGATAATAAAAAGTACTTTGTTGGTGACAAATTTGGTTATGCTGATATGGCCGCAAATTTGATGGGACTTTGGATGGGAGTTTTCGAAGAAGCATCTGGAGTTGTATTAGCAACAAATGAAGAATTTCCAAATTTTTGTGCTTGGAGAGATGAATATATTAATTGCAGTCAAGTCAAAAAATATCTACCTTCAAGAATTGATGAGTTGCTTGTTTTTTATCAAGATCGTGTTCGTGCTCAAGCTCCAACTTCTGCTactcttcaaaaataa
- the LOC125870704 gene encoding probable glutathione S-transferase, translating to MEQVKLLGFWYSPFTHRVEWALKIKGVKYEYIEEDRYNKSPLLLESNPIYKKVPVLIHNGKPICDSMVILEYIDEIFEGPSILPKDSHDRALARFWAKFLDDKVVTVVNAFLRKGEEQEKAKEEVCEMLKILDNELKDKTFFVANKFGYADIVANLVGLWLGIFQEGSGIELVTSEKFPNFCGWRDEYVNCSQVKEYLPSRNDLLAFFQVFVRTQAAASASAQK from the exons ATGGAACAAGTGAAGTTGCTAGGTTTTTGGTATAGTCCATTTACTCACAGGGTTGAGTGGGCTCTAAAGATTAAGGGtgtaaaatatgaatatatagaAGAAGATCGATATAACAAGAGCCCTTTACTTCTTGAATCGAACCCTATTTACAAGAAAGTCCCAGTGCTCATTCACAATGGCAAGCCCATTTGTGATTCTATGGTCATTCTTGAGTACATCGACGAGATATTTGAAGGCCCTTCCATCTTACCTAAAGACTCTCATGACCGTGCTTTAGCTCGTTTTTGGGCTAAGTTCCTTGATGATAAG GTGGTAACGGTGGTAAATGCATTCTTACGCAAAGGAGAGGAGCAAGAGAAAGCTAAAGAGGAAGTTTGTGAGATGTTGAAAATTCTTGATAATGAGCTCAAAGACAAAACTTTCTTTGTGGCTAACAAATTTGGATATGCTGATATTGTTGCAAATTTGGTTGGACTTTGGCTTGGAATTTTCCAAGAAGGCTCTGGAATTGAATTAGTAACAAGtgaaaaatttccaaatttttgtGGTTGGAGAGATGAGTACGTTAATTGCAGTCAAGTCAAGGAATATCTACCTTCGAGAAATGATTTGCTTgctttttttcaagttttcgtTCGTACTCAAGCTGCAGCTTCTGCTTCTgctcaaaaataa
- the LOC125870714 gene encoding probable glutathione S-transferase, giving the protein MVDVKLLGLWYSPASHKVEWALKLKGVKYEFIGENLQNKSPLLLESNPVHKKIPVLIHNGKPICESSVIVEYIDETFEGPSILPKDPYDRALARFWDKFLDDKKGAVVNTFLHKGEEQEKGKEEVCEMLKILDNELKDKKFFVGDKFGYADMAANFVGYWLGVFQEASGVELVTSENFPNFCAWRDEYVNCSQVKEYLPPRNDLLAFIQAYASKT; this is encoded by the exons ATGGTAGATGTAAAGTTGCTTGGTCTATGGTATAGCCCTGCTAGTCACAAAGTTGAGTGGGCTCTCAAATTAAAGGGAGTGAAGTATGAATTTATAGGAGAAAATCTACAAAACAAGAGCCCTCTACTTCTTGAATCCAATCCTGTTCACAAAAAAATTCCTGTTCTCATTCACAATGGCAAGCCAATTTGTGAGTCAAGTGTGATTGTTGAATACATTGATGAGACATTTGAAGGCCCTTCCATCTTACCTAAAGACCCTTATGATCGAGCTTTAGCTCGTTTTTGGGATAAGTTCCTTGATGATAAG AAGGGAGCAGTGGTGAATACTTTTCTCCACAAAGGAGAGGAGCAAGAGAAAGGTAAAGAGGAAGTTTGTGAGATGTTGAAAATTCTTGATAATGAGTTAAAGGATAAAAAGTTCTTTGTGGGTGACAAATTTGGTTATGCTGATATGGCTGCAAATTTTGTGGGATATTGGCTAGGAGTTTTTCAAGAAGCCTCTGGAGTTGAATTAGTAACAAGtgaaaattttccaaatttttgtGCTTGGAGAGATGAGTATGTTAATTGCAGTCAAGTCAAGGAATATCTGCCTCCAAGAAATGATTTGCTTGCTTTTATCCAAGCTTATgcttctaaaacataa
- the LOC125870703 gene encoding probable glutathione S-transferase — MADVKLLGLWYSFFSHRVEWALKIKGVKYEFIEEDLQNKSPLLLQSNPIHKKIPVLIHNGKSICESMVIVEYIDETFEGPSILPKDPYDRALARFWAKFLDDKVGAVVSTFIRKGEEQEKGKEEACEMLKVLDIELKDKKFFVGDKFGFADIAANLVGYWLGICQEASGVELVTSEKFPNFCSWRDEYINCSQVKEYLPPRHDELLAFFQDCARAHATTSSSTQK, encoded by the exons ATGGCAGATGTTAAGTTGCTTGGTCTATGGTATAGCTTTTTTAGTCATAGAGTTGAATGGGCTCTAAAGATTAAGGGagtgaaatatgaatttatagaagaagatttacaAAATAAGAGCCCTTTACTTCTTCAATCTAATCCAATACACAAGAAAATCCCAGTGTTAATTCACAATGGCAAGTCCATTTGTGAGTCTATGGTCATTGTTGAATACATCGATGAGACATTTGAAGGCCCTTCCATCTTGCCTAAAGATCCTTACGATCGTGCTTTAGCTCGTTTTTGGGCTAAGTTTCTGGATGATAAG GTGGGAGCGGTGGTAAGTACTTTCATACGTAAAGGAGAGGAGCAAGAGAAAGGTAAAGAGGAAGCTTGTGAGATGTTGAAAGTTCTTGATATTGAGCTCAAAGACAAGAAGTTTTTTGTGGGTGACAAATTTGGATTTGCTGATATTGCTGCAAATTTGGTGGGATATTGGCTAGGAATTTGTCAAGAAGCCTCTGGAGTTGAACTAGTAACAAGtgaaaaatttccaaatttttgttCTTGGAGAGATGAATATATCAATTGCAGTCAAGTTAAGGAATATCTACCTCCAAGACATGATGAGTTGCTTGCTTTTTTCCAAGATTGCGCTCGCGCTCATGCTacaacttcttcttctactcAAAAATAA
- the LOC125870708 gene encoding probable glutathione S-transferase, translating into MEQVKLLGFWYSPFSHRVEWALKIKGVKYEYIEEDRNNKSSLLLQSNPIHKKIPVLIHNGKPICESMVIVEYIDETFEGPSILPKDPYDRALARFWAKFLDDKVVTMVNTFLRKGEEKEVCEMLKVLDNELKDKKLFVGDKFGFADMAANFVGLWLGIFQEASGIVLVTSEKFPNFCAWRDEYVNCSQVKEYLPPRNDELLAFFQGRVRTYAAASVSTLK; encoded by the exons ATGGAACAAGTGAAGTTGCTAGGTTTTTGGTATAGCCCATTTAGTCATAGAGTTGAGTGGGCTCTAAAGATTAAGGGtgtaaaatatgaatatattgaAGAAGATCGAAATAACAAAAGCTCTTTGCTTCTTCAATCCAATCCAATTCACAAGAAAATTCCAGTGCTAATTCACAATGGCAAGCCAATTTGTGAATCTATGGTGATTGTTGAATACATTGACGAGACATTTGAAGGCCCTTCCATCTTACCTAAAGACCCTTATGATCGAGCTTTAGCTCGTTTTTGGGCAAAGTTCCTTGACGATAAG GTGGTAACAATGGTGAATACTTTCTTACGCAAAGGAGAGGAAAAGGAAGTTTGTGAGATGTTGAAAGTTCTTGATAATGAGCTCAAGGATAAGAAGTTGTTTGTTGGTGACAAATTTGGGTTTGCTGATATGGCTGCAAATTTTGTGGGACTTTGGCTAGGAATTTTTCAAGAAGCCTCTGGAATTGTATTAGTAACAAGtgaaaaatttccaaatttttgtGCTTGGAGAGATGAGTATGTTAATTGCAGTCAAGTCAAGGAATATTTACCTCCAAGAAATGATGAGTTACTTGCTTTTTTTCAAGGTCGAGTTCGCACTTATGCTGCAGCTTCTGTTTCTACTCTAAAATAA
- the LOC125870706 gene encoding probable glutathione S-transferase isoform X2 codes for MVDQVKLIGVSGSSYSRRVEWALRVKGVKYEFIEEDLQNKSSLLLESNPVLKKIPVLIHNGKPICESIVIVEYIDETFEGPSILPKDPYDRAIARFWAKFLDGKCLEAVGKALWCKGEEQEKSIQEEAYEMLKIIDNELKDKKFFSGDKIGFVDVAANYIPFWVEIVEEATGNVLITSEKFPNLCSWIDEYLKCSEVQENLPDRDMMLNFFKAKALAK; via the exons ATGGTAGATCAAGTTAAGTTGATTGGTGTTAGTGGTAGTTCTTATAGTCGTAGAGTTGAATGGGCTTTGAGAGTTAAAGGagtgaaatatgaatttatagaAGAAGATCTACAAAACAAGAGTTCTCTACTTCTTGAATCAAATCCCGTCCTTAAGAAAATCCCAGTACTAATTCACAATGGAAAGCCCATTTGTGAGTCTATCGTAATTGTTGAATACATTGATGAGACATTTGAAGGTCCTTCTATCTTGCCTAAAGACCCTTATGATCGAGCTATTGCACGTTTCTGGGCTAAGTTCCTCGATGGAAAG TGCTTGGAAGCAGTAGGAAAAGCTCTATGGTGCAAAGGAGAGGAACAAGAGAAAAGCATACAAGAAGAAGCTTATGAGATGCTGAAAATTATTGACAATGAACTTAAGGACAAGAAGTTTTTTAGTGGAGATAAAATTGGATTTGTTGATGTTGCTGCAAATTACATCCCATTTTgggttgaaattgttgaagaagctactggAAATGTGTTGATTACAAGTGAAAAGTTTCCTAATTTGTGTTCTTGGATAGATGAGTATCTTAAGTGTAGTGAAGTTCAAGAAAATCTTCCTGATAGAGATATGATGCTTAATTTTTTCAAAGCTAAAGCACTAGCTAAATGA